One genomic region from Patescibacteria group bacterium encodes:
- the pilM gene encoding type IV pilus assembly protein PilM, with product MPLFQPQVQHLGLDISDRSLKLVQFKKNLKGFLRLRAYADSSVPAGVFFEGELKQPEIFQKILQQMLSQPKVGKFTSNNVVACLPETKTFIMTINLPPMPLSEMPLAVKWEAEHHIPIAIEETYWDWQAVGSIDTKTNKQTLLLGVIPKNIVDSYSVALKEVGLIPLAMEIEALAIARSVIAEQDLTLKQSALIIDFGATRTSLIVLDQQAIQFTVSLPISGLNITATLAKQLKMTEVEAEKAKIICGLDPKRCQGAIYAIMESAINELIKKIKESINYQIDHFPEQPVGQIILCGGGANFGKLDALLSKGLKLPVRKSNAWQYLSDDSPFNKEQLNSFATAIGLALRP from the coding sequence ATGCCTTTGTTTCAACCTCAGGTACAACATTTAGGTTTAGATATAAGCGATCGTTCGCTGAAATTGGTTCAATTTAAAAAAAATCTTAAAGGTTTCTTAAGATTACGCGCCTACGCCGATAGTTCTGTACCGGCTGGCGTTTTTTTTGAAGGTGAATTAAAACAACCGGAAATTTTTCAAAAAATTCTCCAGCAAATGTTAAGTCAACCGAAAGTAGGAAAATTTACCAGTAACAATGTGGTCGCTTGCCTACCCGAAACAAAAACTTTCATCATGACCATCAATCTGCCGCCAATGCCCCTAAGCGAAATGCCCTTGGCAGTAAAATGGGAGGCGGAACACCACATTCCCATTGCTATTGAAGAAACTTATTGGGATTGGCAAGCAGTTGGTTCAATTGATACTAAAACCAACAAACAAACTCTTTTGTTGGGGGTAATTCCCAAAAACATTGTTGATTCCTATTCTGTAGCTTTAAAAGAAGTCGGTCTTATTCCTTTAGCTATGGAAATAGAAGCTTTGGCTATTGCTCGCAGTGTTATAGCTGAACAAGATTTAACTCTCAAACAGTCCGCCTTAATAATAGACTTCGGCGCTACCCGCACCAGTTTGATAGTTTTAGATCAACAGGCTATTCAGTTTACCGTCTCCTTACCCATTTCTGGTTTAAATATTACCGCCACCCTGGCTAAACAACTAAAAATGACAGAAGTTGAAGCAGAAAAAGCCAAAATTATTTGCGGACTGGACCCCAAACGTTGCCAGGGCGCTATTTACGCCATAATGGAATCGGCGATTAATGAACTAATTAAAAAAATTAAAGAATCCATTAACTACCAAATTGATCATTTTCCCGAGCAACCGGTCGGCCAAATTATTTTATGCGGTGGCGGTGCTAATTTTGGCAAACTAGATGCCTTGTTATCTAAAGGTCTTAAATTACCGGTTAGAAAAAGTAATGCCTGGCAATATTTGTCCGACGACTCACCTTTTAACAAAGAACAGCTTAATTCTTTTGCCACGGCTATTGGCCTGGCCCTGCGGCCTTAA
- a CDS encoding NifU family protein, which yields MTIKQQESLIKKVLQQTEVYLKKDQGGVKFVSWSARLGLVKVELTGRCATCPLSKLTVNQYIKKQLRAKLPQVKEIEVC from the coding sequence ATGACTATAAAACAGCAGGAAAGTTTAATTAAAAAAGTTTTGCAGCAAACGGAAGTTTATTTAAAAAAGGATCAGGGTGGAGTTAAATTTGTTAGTTGGTCCGCTAGGTTGGGCCTAGTAAAAGTAGAATTAACTGGTCGGTGTGCCACTTGTCCTTTGTCTAAATTAACAGTTAATCAATATATAAAAAAACAACTTCGGGCTAAGTTGCCGCAAGTTAAGGAAATAGAGGTTTGTTAA
- a CDS encoding C39 family peptidase, with protein MKKYLVIMVLVVAAGGWFWFSQQAKNSKMVEVGGNQSDIVELVDNKNKSIDNTDESVAEEKTLTNDQVIENKSAEVEKTVESKNNSEPKIEHAITILPVPFTSQAPKYNWDLPYQEACEEASMIMAAEYFKGNRVSRLEPDYADKEILKLVAWQKLERGFYEDTTAQEVADIMKDYFGLSAAVEEYDAVKIKDYIRQGKLVLLPAAGRLLNNPNFKHPGPLYHMLVVKGFTTDEFITNDPGTKNGFNYYYRPSIFATAVHDWNGGKVTEGQQVMVVVGN; from the coding sequence ATGAAAAAATATTTAGTTATAATGGTGTTGGTTGTGGCTGCGGGGGGGTGGTTTTGGTTTAGTCAGCAGGCTAAAAATTCTAAGATGGTGGAGGTCGGCGGCAATCAGTCTGATATTGTAGAATTGGTTGATAATAAAAATAAGTCAATTGATAATACAGATGAGTCTGTGGCAGAAGAAAAAACATTAACTAATGATCAGGTGATTGAAAATAAATCAGCTGAAGTTGAAAAAACAGTTGAATCTAAAAATAATTCAGAGCCCAAGATAGAGCACGCCATAACAATTTTGCCAGTACCTTTTACTTCACAGGCGCCTAAATATAATTGGGATTTGCCTTACCAAGAAGCTTGCGAGGAAGCTAGTATGATAATGGCGGCTGAATATTTTAAGGGTAATCGGGTTAGTCGTTTGGAGCCAGATTATGCTGACAAGGAAATATTAAAGTTGGTGGCCTGGCAAAAGCTGGAGCGCGGTTTTTACGAAGATACCACAGCCCAAGAGGTGGCGGATATTATGAAAGATTATTTTGGTTTAAGCGCAGCAGTAGAGGAGTATGATGCAGTCAAAATAAAGGATTATATAAGGCAGGGTAAGTTGGTTTTATTGCCAGCGGCCGGTCGTTTGCTTAATAACCCCAATTTTAAACATCCCGGGCCCTTGTACCATATGCTGGTAGTAAAGGGTTTTACTACTGATGAATTTATAACCAATGATCCGGGCACTAAAAATGGTTTTAATTATTATTATCGGCCCAGTATTTTTGCTACAGCCGTGCATGATTGGAATGGTGGTAAGGTTACCGAAGGTCAGCAGGTTATGGTAGTGGTGGGTAATTAG
- a CDS encoding alpha/beta hydrolase encodes MNNKNCFIIHGCPSNVEQGMNPATRIYDKHWLPWLKKELIAKGVPTEMPLMPEPWAPDYQKFKQEFKKYEVNEHSILIGHSCGSTFLVRWLGETKQKIAKLILVAPWKIAHTGDSFRPNFYTYDIDVTIKERVSKIIMFTANDEADEGQQSLKIFNKALGGEIISLPNHGHYCFKNMKTEEFPELLQEVLS; translated from the coding sequence ATGAATAATAAGAATTGTTTTATAATTCACGGCTGTCCTTCTAATGTGGAACAAGGAATGAATCCAGCCACTAGGATTTATGATAAACATTGGTTACCTTGGTTAAAAAAAGAACTTATAGCCAAAGGTGTGCCAACGGAAATGCCGCTAATGCCCGAGCCTTGGGCGCCGGATTATCAAAAATTTAAACAAGAGTTTAAAAAGTACGAAGTTAATGAACATAGTATTTTAATCGGCCACAGTTGCGGTAGCACTTTTTTGGTTAGGTGGTTAGGTGAAACCAAGCAAAAAATAGCTAAGCTTATTTTAGTGGCGCCTTGGAAAATTGCCCACACTGGTGATAGTTTTCGGCCGAATTTTTATACTTATGATATCGATGTTACGATTAAAGAGCGAGTCAGCAAAATAATTATGTTTACAGCCAATGACGAAGCAGATGAAGGCCAACAAAGTTTAAAAATTTTTAATAAAGCTTTAGGTGGAGAAATTATTAGTTTGCCAAATCATGGTCATTATTGTTTTAAAAATATGAAGACAGAAGAGTTTCCTGAATTATTACAAGAAGTTTTAAGTTAA
- a CDS encoding MazG-like family protein has product MKKLQEEIKIFCQVNGLIRPVEYQLLDMVSELGEVAKEILRSSDYGKKPVEYKEELKQELGDVLYSLITVANGLDIDLELAVKQAIVKYQARLTKGSPGSEND; this is encoded by the coding sequence ATGAAAAAATTGCAGGAAGAGATTAAAATTTTTTGCCAAGTTAATGGTTTAATTAGACCGGTGGAATATCAGTTATTGGATATGGTATCCGAATTGGGAGAGGTGGCCAAGGAAATTTTAAGGTCGTCTGATTATGGTAAAAAACCCGTTGAATATAAAGAGGAATTAAAACAAGAACTGGGCGATGTTTTGTATTCTTTAATTACCGTGGCTAACGGTTTGGATATAGATTTGGAATTAGCGGTTAAACAAGCTATCGTAAAATATCAAGCCAGGCTTACCAAAGGTTCTCCTGGATCGGAAAATGATTAA